Proteins from a genomic interval of Daphnia pulex isolate KAP4 chromosome 4, ASM2113471v1:
- the LOC124193000 gene encoding protein lozenge-like isoform X2, with protein MLLANEMHMPSGSAAVTPHHQTVSGELSSPTESTSSSPSQGGRPDSAPSSTDLLWTDRALTEIIGDPSAPSALLGGELVRTGSPCVICTALPTHWRSNKTLPTAFRVVCLGGVEDGTLVTVRAGNDENCSSELRNATAIVKNHVAKFNDLRFIGRSGRGKSFTLTITVSTTPPQIATYSKAIKVTVDGPREPRSKTHGGQPNHLSTNQDATWPPYGGSGGSSAGALSSGSSSSSTISSSYPSYLGCNVTSSPSATYNPPVLTYTDLGVGGSGSTPSSNNALNASIAHGQIVPTTVGLGDCNAGLVADFGSEYAMLSTSNRYHSNIVATSSGTSAESNGTSGNVGEMNSSTGDQHTHYSHAQTNGNAVSSGTGSTANSSQLFHSHHNMGHFTPSAAAFISGTGTASSPTTYALLGHSSTYYGTAPSTAATPTHGQVSSVVGPVSTHSSVYQSIVYPHTHQYHHGTIHHTETRTSLYAQSPHHASPSLYRVENRHHQQHDGYLESLNSAIGGNGATGEIGGALHGLTGSPPDNNPNGPINSATNGSVSPEHETGDSLGRTQPSTDQTVWRPY; from the exons ATGCTGCTGGCCAACGAAATGCACATGCCGTCGGGATCGGCTGCTGTAACTCCGCACCATCAAACTGTCAGCGGCGAACTGTCATCGCCCACGGAATCGACGTCATCATCTCCGTCTCAAGGAGGCCGACCGGATAGTGCTCCATCGTCGACGGATTTGTTGTGGACCGATCGGGCCCTGACTGAGATCATCGGCGATCCATCGGCTCCGTCGGCTTTGCTGGGCGGCGAATTGGTGCGCACCGGATCGCCGTGTGTCATCTGCACGGCCCTTCCGACTCACTGGCGCTCCAACAAGACGCTGCCGACGGCATTTCGCGTCGTTTGCCTGGGTGGAGTCGAAGACGGAACGCTCGTCACCGTTCGGGCCGGCAACGATGAAAATTGCAGCTCCGAACTCCGAAACGCCACCGCCATTGTCAAAAATCACGTGGCCAAATTCAACGATCTCCGTTTTATCGGCCGATCTGGAAGAG GAAAAAGCTTCACTTTAACCATTACAGTTAGCACGACTCCACCACAGATTGCGACCTATTCCAAAGCCATTAAAGTGACAGTCGATGGTCCACGAGAGCCACGAAGCAAAACAC ACGGAGGCCAGCCGAACCATTTGTCAACGAACCAAGACGCCACTTGGCCCCCGTACGGCGGGAGTGGGGGTAGCAGCGCAGGGGCGCTGAGCAGCGggagcagtagcagcagcacaatCAGCAGTTCCTATCCATCTTACCTTGGATGCAATGTCACATCAAGCCCCAGCGCTACTTACAATCCTCCCGTCTTGACCTACACTGACCTCGGTGTAGGAGGAAGTGGAAGTACGCCGTCGAGCAACAACGCACTCAACGCTTCAATTGCACATGGACAAATAGTTCCTACTACAGTTG gtttaGGCGATTGCAATGCTGGATTGGTTGCCGATTTCGGGTCTGAATACGCGATGCTGAGTACCAGCAACCGGTACCACTCGAACATAGTCGCCACGAGTTCAGGGACGTCAGCCGAAAGCAATGGAACCAGTGGAAACGTCGGAGAAATGAATTCTTCCACCGGCGATCAACACACCCACTATTCCCATGCACAGACCAATGGGAATGCAGTATCTAGCGGTACCGGAAGTACAGCGAATTCAAGTCAGTTGTTCCACTCTCATCATAATATGGGACATTTCACACCATCCGCTGCGGCATTTATCTCCGGCACTGG AACCGCCAGTTCCCCGACAACGTATGCTCTACTTGGCCATTCGTCGACCTACTATGGCACAGCTCCCTCAACTGCGGCAACGCCCACACATGGGCAAGTGTCATCAGTGGTCGGTCCCGTTTCAACGCACAGTTCTGTCTACCAGTCCATTGTCTACCCCCATACCCATCAGTATCATCACGGAACTATTCATCACACTGAGACTCGAACGTCTCTCTACGCCCAGAGTCCACATCACGCCAGCCCGTCGCTGTACCGTGTCGAAAATCGTCACCATCAGCAACACGATGGGTATCTCGAATCGCTTAATTCCGCTATCGGGGGTAACGGAGCTACTGGGGAAATTGGCGGGGCGCTCCATGGGTTGACTGGATCGCCACCGGACAATAATCCAAATGGCCCGATCAACAGTGCGACGAATGGATCTGTCTCACCTGAACATGAAACGGGAGATAGTTTGGGACGGACTCAGCCTTCTACTGATCAAACTGTTTGGAGGCCCTATTAA
- the LOC124193001 gene encoding AKT-interacting protein-like yields the protein MEFRNITSEPHFLDKDTQEVMGTYQPVFMEYSILAEYNALRDQPKILQDVYVMPSAKDPLHWFGLIFLRSGYYAGAVFRFHIFIGKSFPQIDIPNIVFSPPIFHPKVDPVSGYMETRSAFGKWQVGVHHIWHLLLYIKKSLLVIENRDSVNQVAADLFTHDLAEFQTRVTECIIECKDHLNDSNQFSTDAHYLRFSSYNPNIHGTFRKAVIANAKSSGTAAAGNKSLSWVKSGSLQPCSSQD from the exons atggaatttcgaAATATTACTTCAGAACCCCATTTTCTAGATAAAGACACACAGGAGGTAATGGGTACTTACCAACCTGTTTTTATGGAATATTCAATTTTGGCTGAATA CAATGCTTTAAGAGACCAGCCCAAGATTTTGCAAGATGTATATGTGATGCCTTCAGCCAAAGACCCTCTGC ATTGGTTTGGCCTTATCTTTTTGAGAAGTGGTTACTATGCAGGGGCAGTGTTTCGTTTTCACATCTTCATAGGGAAAAGTTTTCCCCAGATTGATATTCCT AATATCGTTTTCTCTCCGCCAATCTTCCACCCCAAAGTTGACCCAGTTTCGGGTTACATGGAGACTCGATCGGCTTTTGGCAAATGGCAAGTTGGTGTGCATCACATCTGGCACCTACTTTTGTACATAAAGAAATCACTTCTCGTCATAGAGAACCGCGATTCAGTGAATCAAGTTGCAGCAGATTT ATTCACACACGATCTGGCCGAGTTTCAGACGAGGGTTACCGAATGCATTATCGAATGCAAAGACCATCTCAATGATTCCAACCAATTTTCCACTGATGCGCACTACTTGAGGTTCTCAAGTTACAATCCCAACATTCACGGAACGTTTCGCAAAGCTGTAATTGCCAATGCCAAATCAAGCGgtacggctgctgctggcaacAAATCCCTATCGTGGGTTAAATCCGGTTCGCTCCAACCCTGTTCTAGTCAGGATTGA
- the LOC124192994 gene encoding DNA-directed RNA polymerase III subunit RPC1-like codes for MVKEQYRETDVIRKIAKVSFGIQSPQEIQQQAHIQIVSEKLYLEKSSSNQDSSRTPVQYGMLDRKMGMNVKDALCGTCGKGLEDCVGHFGYIDLELPVFHVGYFKATINVLQTICKTCSHVLLNEKMIKIYRAKLRNQNLPYLRKKALRKKIQELCKKVKRCPHCDEINGVVKKCGMLKISHEKFRNVKKPIIEAELVAYDNAVKFNKEIEPMLSSALIKMLNPIEVLHLLERIPDEHIQFLLMNPEHGHPKDMILTRVPVPPVCIRPSVVSDFKSGTNEDDLTMKLTEIVFLNGVIVKHRLLGVTSQKILEDWDFLQLQCALYINSQLSGIPLHMQTNKKSRGLVQRLKGKQGRFRGNLSGKRVNFSGRTVISPDPNLRIDQVGVPELIAKLLTYPTLVNEANIELMRKLVRNGPDIHPGAIFLKEKDSKLTRSLKYGNRETLARNLKRGDLIERHMMDEDIVLFNRQPSLHKLSIMCHRAKILPHLTFRLNECVCTPYNADFDGDEMNLHLPQTEEARAEALILMGSKSNLVTPRNGELLIAAIQDFITGAYLLTLKDAFFDRAKTCQMVASMLAGDEVNMVIKLPPPCIQKPAAMWSGKQIFSLILRPNPGNPIKVNLRTKGKEYSKKNEEFCVNDGFLLVRNSEVLAGCVDKSTIGSGSKINIFYVLLRDYGEDFAIQAMWKLCRVASYYMMNRGFSIGIGDVTPGKTLLKEKQKLLDSGYSKCDEYIRLLTIGQLPCLPGCNVEESLESKILKELSGIRDQAGEVCKKELHPSNSPLVMSKSGSKGSYINISQMIACVGQQALNGKRVPNGFEDRSLPHFKRHSKIPAAKGFVSNSFYSGLTPTEFFFHTMGGREGLVDTAVKTAETGYMQRRLVKSLEDLCCQYDSTVRNSTGEIIQFVYGGDGLDPTYMEAKDRPVDFQRALDHIKAASPYPDEEPLDDIELQQAFNTIMDTDSFKMLGVDFQHELRVFVESQVKQIKKVRQLFKMEGRSLLTVEKHLERITVGQLVEFCDFSKEKYERAKIEPGTAVGALCAQSIGEPGTQMTLKTFHFAGVASMNITQGVPRIKEIINASKAISTPVISTQLLKDDDPEYARRVKGRIEKTTLGEVTEYFEEVYLPDGCYMLIKLDMNRIRLLKLEVDASSIRLSLCTGKLKIKPNFVAVVSESIITVKPAPNAKSSTYHVMQHLKEELPKVVIKGLPTVSRAVINMDDTRKPPRYYLLVEGNNMREVMATYGVKGCSTTSNNILEVSSTLGIEAAKATIAKEIQFTMESHGMSVDRRHVALLSDLMSCRGEILGITRNGLAKMKESVLMLASFESTSDHLFDAAYYGQEDEVTGVSECIIMGIPMSIGTGAFKLLYKTGKSVPPKTRPLIFDVPEYHVPMV; via the exons ATGGTTAAAGAACAGTATCGAGAAACTGATGTGATCAGAAAAAT AGCTAAAGTAAGCTTTGGAATTCAGAGCCCACAAGAAATCCAACAACAAGCCCACATTCAAATAGTGAGCGAAAAACTGTATCTGGAGAAATCTTCTAGTAATCAAGATTCTTCCAGAACACCCGTGCAATATGGAATGCTGGACAGGAAAATG gGGATGAATGTTAAAGATGCACTTTGTGGTACATGTGGAAAAGGGCTTGAGGACTGTGTGGGACATTTTGGTTACATTGATTTGGAACTTCCAGTTTTCCATGTTGGATATTTCAAGGCTACTATAAATGTCTTGCAAACAATTTGCAAAACATGCTCTCATGTTCTGCTTAATGAGAAgatgataaaaatttatcgAGCTAAGTTAAGGAATCAAAACTTACCCTATCTGCGCAAGAAAGCACTGAGGAAGAAAATTCAAGAATTAtgcaaaaaagtaaaaaggtgCCCCCATTGTGATGAAATAAATGGTGTGGTGAAGAAGTGTGGAATGTTGAAGATATCCcatgaaaaatttcgaaatgtaAAAAAACCCATCATTGAAGCAGAATTGGTTGCCTACGATAATGCTGTGAAGTTTAACAAAGAGATTGAACCAATGTTGTCATCTGCCTTGATCAAAATGCTGAATCCAATTGAAGTACTGCACCTCCTTGAGAGAATTCCAGACGAACATATCCAATTTCTACTGATGAATCCGGAACATGGGCACCCAAAGGACATGATTCTCACCCGTGTTCCAGTTCCTCCTGTTTGCATTCGACCTTCCGTAGTGTCCGATTTTAAATCGGGGACAAACGAAGATGATTTGACAATGAAACTAACAGAAATTGTCTTCCTGAATGGGGTGATTGTCAAACACCGTCTCTTGGGTGTAACAAGCCAAAAGATTCTAGAAGACTGGGATTTTTTGCAGTTGCAATGTGCACTTTACATCAACAGTCAATTGTCCGGGATACCTTTACAcatgcaaacaaacaaaaaatctcgtGGTCTAGTTCAACGCCTAAAAGGGAAACAAGGACGGTTTCGTGGAAATCTTTCGGGGAAGCGTGTCAATTTCTCTGGAAGAACAGTCATTTCGCCTGACCCGAATTTGCGGATTGATCAAGTTGGCGTTCCGGAATTGATTGCGAAACTTCTGACTTACCCTACTCTTGTTAATGAAGCCAATATCGAATTAATGAGAAAATTGGTAAGAAACGGACCAGACATCCATCCTGGCGCCATTTTTCTAAAGGAGAAAGATTCAAAATTGACAAGATCCCTGAAGTACGGAAATCGCGAAACCCTAGCTCGAAACCTGAAG CGCGGCGATTTGATTGAAAGGCATATGATGGACGAAGATATCGTCTTGTTCAACCGTCAGCCGTCGTTGCATAAACTTTCCATTATGTGTCACCGAGCCAAGATTTTGCCGCACCTCACTTTCCGCCTTAATGAGTGCGTCTGTACACCCTATAATGCAGATTTCGACGGTGACGAGATGAATCTTCATCTTCCTCAAACAGAAGAAGCTCGCGCCGAAGCCTTGATCTTAATGGGAAGTAAATCAAATTTGGTGACTCCGCGCAACGGCGAATTACTGATAGCAGCTATTCAA GATTTCATAACTGGAGCTTATTTACTGACATTAAAGGATGCTTTCTTCGATCGAGCCAAGACTTGCCAAATGGTTGCATCCATGCTTGCAG gTGACGAGGTGAACATGGTCATTAAACTTCCGCCTCCCTGTATCCAAAAGCCCGCAGCCATGTGGTCAGGGAAACAGATTTTTAGTTTGATTCTTCGACCCAATCCTGGAAATCCCATTAAAGTTAACTTGAGAACTAAAGGGAAAGAATATTCTAAGAAGAACGAAGAGTTTTGTGTCAACGACGGGTTTCTATTGGTCCGTAATTCTGAGGTGTTAGCAGGATGCGTTGACAAATCTACCATTGGATCTGGttcaaaaatcaacattttttacgTACTTCTTCGCGACTACGGAGAGGATTTCGCTATTCAGGCAATGTGGAAACTTTGTCGGGTAGCTTCTTATTATATGATGAACCGGGGATTCTCTATCGGCATTGGTGATGTAACTCCTg GTAAAACTTtgttgaaagaaaagcaaaaacttTTGGACTCTGGTTATTCCAAGTGCGACGAATACATTCGTTTACTCACAATTGGTCAATTACCTTGCCTTCCTGGTTGCAATGTAGAAGAATCCTTGGAATCGAAAATCCTTAAAG AACTTTCTGGAATTCGTGACCAGGCCGGAGAAGTGTGCAAAAAGGAGCTGCATCCGAGTAACAGCCCATTGGTCATGTCAAAAAGTGGCTCAAAAGGATCTTACATCAACATTTCTCAGATGATTGCCTGCGTAGGACAACAAGCTTTAAACGGCAAACGAGTTCCCAATGGTTTTGAAGACCGTAGTTTGCCTCACTTTAAGCGACATTCAAAAATCCCGGCAGCTAAAGGGTTTGTCTCCAACAGCTTTTACTCCGGACTTACTCCCACAGAATTTTTCTTCCACACAATGGGCGGGCGTGAAGGATTGGTGGATACAGCCGTAAAAACAGCTGAAACTGG ttatatGCAACGGCGACTAGTAAAATCGTTGGAAGACCTTTGTTGCCAGTACGATTCGACTGTGAGAAACTCCACTGGAGAGATTATTCAATTCGTTTATGGAGGTGATGGGCTAGATCCTACTTACATGGAAGCCAAAGATCGCCCGGTTGATTTCCAACGAGCTCTTGACCATATCAAAGCCGCTTCCCCTTATCCGGATGAAGAACCTTTGGATGATATTGAACTGCAACAAGCTTTCAACACAATCATGGACACGGATTCTTTTAAAATGCTTGGAGTCGACTTTCAACATGAGCTCCG GGTTTTTGTTGAGAGCCAAGTCaaacagataaaaaaagtACGGCAGCTTTTCAAAATGGAAGGGCGATCTTTACTTACAGTAGAAAAACACCTGGAGCGCATAACTGTTGGTCAGTTAGTGGAATTCTGCGACTTTTCTAAGGAAAAGTATGAACGGGCTAAAATTGAGCCAGGTACCGCCGTTGGAGCACTTTGCGCCCAGAGTATTGGAGAACCGGGTACTCAAATGACGCTCaagacatttcattttgctgGTGTTGCTTCCATGAACATCACACAGGGAGTTCCTAG GATTAAGGAAATTATTAATGCTTCAAAAGCAATCAGTACGCCAGTCATTTCTACTCAGCTTTTAAAAGATGATGACCCGGAGTATGCTCGACGAGTAAAAGGAAGGATTGAAAAGACCACACTGGGAGAA gTAACGGAATATTTCGAGGAAGTCTATTTACCCGATGGTTGTTACATGTTGATAAAGTTGGACATGAATAGGATCCGATTGCTTAAATTAGAAGTGGACGCAAGTTCCATTCGATTGAG CCTATGCACTGGCAAGCTGAAGATTAAACCGAATTTCGTTGCAGTCGTCAGTGAATCAATAATTACTGTCAAACCAGCTCCAAACGCGAAATCGTCGACGTATCACGTTATGCAACATCTGAAGGAGGAGTTGCCGAAAGTCGTCATCAAG ggttTGCCAACTGTCAGTCGAGCTGTTATCAATATGGACGATACGAGAAAGCCACCAAGATATTACCTACTTGTTGAAGGTAACAACATGCGGGAAGTGATGGCGACTTACGGTGTTAAAGGGTGCTCGACTACATCAAACAATATTTTGGAAGTTTCCAGTACTTTAGGAATCGAAGCTGCCAA aGCAACGATTgctaaagaaattcaattcaccATGGAAAGCCACGGCATGAGTGTTGATCGTCGTCACGTCGCCCTTCTTTCAGATCTGATGAGTTGTCGTGGTGAAATCTTGGGAATCACGAGAAACGGATTGGctaaaatgaaagaatcgGTTCTGATGTTGGCCTCA TTCGAAAGTACCTCAGATCATTTGTTCGATGCAGCGTACTACGGCCAGGAAGATGAGGTTACTGGTGTAAGTGAATGCATCATCATGGGAATACCAATGTCAATCGGGACAGGGGCTTTTAAATTACTGTACAAAACCGGAAAGTCGGTTCCACCTAAAACAAGACCACTTATTTTTGATGTTCCAGAATATCATGTCCCTATGGTATAG
- the LOC124193000 gene encoding runt-related transcription factor 1-like isoform X1 has translation MLLANEMHMPSGSAAVTPHHQTVSGELSSPTESTSSSPSQGGRPDSAPSSTDLLWTDRALTEIIGDPSAPSALLGGELVRTGSPCVICTALPTHWRSNKTLPTAFRVVCLGGVEDGTLVTVRAGNDENCSSELRNATAIVKNHVAKFNDLRFIGRSGRGKSFTLTITVSTTPPQIATYSKAIKVTVDGPREPRSKTRQQQSFRPFGLSATQRPYMPESLRELDSHRRKNDALASLHPLGFTTINNHLDGGQPNHLSTNQDATWPPYGGSGGSSAGALSSGSSSSSTISSSYPSYLGCNVTSSPSATYNPPVLTYTDLGVGGSGSTPSSNNALNASIAHGQIVPTTVGLGDCNAGLVADFGSEYAMLSTSNRYHSNIVATSSGTSAESNGTSGNVGEMNSSTGDQHTHYSHAQTNGNAVSSGTGSTANSSQLFHSHHNMGHFTPSAAAFISGTGTASSPTTYALLGHSSTYYGTAPSTAATPTHGQVSSVVGPVSTHSSVYQSIVYPHTHQYHHGTIHHTETRTSLYAQSPHHASPSLYRVENRHHQQHDGYLESLNSAIGGNGATGEIGGALHGLTGSPPDNNPNGPINSATNGSVSPEHETGDSLGRTQPSTDQTVWRPY, from the exons ATGCTGCTGGCCAACGAAATGCACATGCCGTCGGGATCGGCTGCTGTAACTCCGCACCATCAAACTGTCAGCGGCGAACTGTCATCGCCCACGGAATCGACGTCATCATCTCCGTCTCAAGGAGGCCGACCGGATAGTGCTCCATCGTCGACGGATTTGTTGTGGACCGATCGGGCCCTGACTGAGATCATCGGCGATCCATCGGCTCCGTCGGCTTTGCTGGGCGGCGAATTGGTGCGCACCGGATCGCCGTGTGTCATCTGCACGGCCCTTCCGACTCACTGGCGCTCCAACAAGACGCTGCCGACGGCATTTCGCGTCGTTTGCCTGGGTGGAGTCGAAGACGGAACGCTCGTCACCGTTCGGGCCGGCAACGATGAAAATTGCAGCTCCGAACTCCGAAACGCCACCGCCATTGTCAAAAATCACGTGGCCAAATTCAACGATCTCCGTTTTATCGGCCGATCTGGAAGAG GAAAAAGCTTCACTTTAACCATTACAGTTAGCACGACTCCACCACAGATTGCGACCTATTCCAAAGCCATTAAAGTGACAGTCGATGGTCCACGAGAGCCACGAAGCAAAACAC GGCAGCAACAGTCGTTTCGGCCATTTGGTCTCTCGGCGACTCAGCGGCCATACATGCCCGAGAGTTTACGCGAACTCGATTCCCATCGCCGCAAGAACGACGCCCTTGCCAGCCTACATCCATTAGGCTTTACGACCATCAACAACCACTTGG ACGGAGGCCAGCCGAACCATTTGTCAACGAACCAAGACGCCACTTGGCCCCCGTACGGCGGGAGTGGGGGTAGCAGCGCAGGGGCGCTGAGCAGCGggagcagtagcagcagcacaatCAGCAGTTCCTATCCATCTTACCTTGGATGCAATGTCACATCAAGCCCCAGCGCTACTTACAATCCTCCCGTCTTGACCTACACTGACCTCGGTGTAGGAGGAAGTGGAAGTACGCCGTCGAGCAACAACGCACTCAACGCTTCAATTGCACATGGACAAATAGTTCCTACTACAGTTG gtttaGGCGATTGCAATGCTGGATTGGTTGCCGATTTCGGGTCTGAATACGCGATGCTGAGTACCAGCAACCGGTACCACTCGAACATAGTCGCCACGAGTTCAGGGACGTCAGCCGAAAGCAATGGAACCAGTGGAAACGTCGGAGAAATGAATTCTTCCACCGGCGATCAACACACCCACTATTCCCATGCACAGACCAATGGGAATGCAGTATCTAGCGGTACCGGAAGTACAGCGAATTCAAGTCAGTTGTTCCACTCTCATCATAATATGGGACATTTCACACCATCCGCTGCGGCATTTATCTCCGGCACTGG AACCGCCAGTTCCCCGACAACGTATGCTCTACTTGGCCATTCGTCGACCTACTATGGCACAGCTCCCTCAACTGCGGCAACGCCCACACATGGGCAAGTGTCATCAGTGGTCGGTCCCGTTTCAACGCACAGTTCTGTCTACCAGTCCATTGTCTACCCCCATACCCATCAGTATCATCACGGAACTATTCATCACACTGAGACTCGAACGTCTCTCTACGCCCAGAGTCCACATCACGCCAGCCCGTCGCTGTACCGTGTCGAAAATCGTCACCATCAGCAACACGATGGGTATCTCGAATCGCTTAATTCCGCTATCGGGGGTAACGGAGCTACTGGGGAAATTGGCGGGGCGCTCCATGGGTTGACTGGATCGCCACCGGACAATAATCCAAATGGCCCGATCAACAGTGCGACGAATGGATCTGTCTCACCTGAACATGAAACGGGAGATAGTTTGGGACGGACTCAGCCTTCTACTGATCAAACTGTTTGGAGGCCCTATTAA